TCCACATACCATCCTAGTATCGCATGGAAACCGTGTTCATCactgaaacttagaaacatagaaacatcatagatacatagacaatgggtgcaggagtaggccattcggcccttcgagccagcacctctattcaatatgatcatggctaatcacccaaaatcagtaccccgttcctgctttctccccatatcccttgattccattagccctaagagctctatctaactctcccttgaaaacatccagtgaatcggcctccactgccttctgtggcagagaattccacagattcacgactcttggtgaaaaaggctttcctcatctcagtcctaaatggcctaccccttattcctacaatgtgacccctggttagaaacatagaaaataggtgcaggagtaggccattcggcccttcgagcctgcaccgccattcaatatgatcatggttgatcatccagctcagtaacttgtATGGACTGgcctcaatgaactggcctcaactaccttctgtggcagagaattccacagactcaccactctctgtgtgaagaaatgttttctcatctcggtcctaaaagacttcccccttatccttaagctgtgacccctggttctggactcccccaacatcgggaacaatcttcccgcatctagcctctccaaccctttaagaattttatatgtttctataagatcccccctcagtcttctaaattccagcaggtacaagcctagtctatccagtctttcttcatatgaaagtcccgccatcccagggatcaatctagtgaaccttctctgtactccctctaaggcaagaacgtctttcctcagattaggagcccaaaactgcacacaatactccaggtgaggtctcaccaaggccctgtacaactgcagtagaacctccctgctcctaaactcaaatcctcttgctatgaatgccaacataccattcgctttcttcactgcctgctgcacctgcacgcttgctttcaatgactggtgcaccatgacacccaggtcacgttgcatctccccttctcctaatcgttcaccattcaggtaatactctgctttcctgttcttgctgccaaagtggataacctcacatttatccacattatattgcatctgccatgcatttgcccacttgcctaatctatccaagtcactctgcagcctcctagcatcctccttgcagctaacactgccacccagcttcgtgtcatctgcaaacttagagatgttgcattcaattccaccatccaaatcattaatatacactgtaaataactggagtcccagcactgagccttgcggtaccccactagtcactgcctgccattccgaaaaggacccgtttattcctactctttgcttcctgtccgccaaccaattttctatccacctcaacactgaaccctcaataccgtgtgctttaagtttgtacaccaatctccaatgtgggaccttgtcgaaggccttctgaaagtccagatataacacatcgactggttctcccttatccactctactagttacatcctcgaaaaattctataagattcgtcagacatgatttgccttttgtaaatccatgctgactttgtccgatgatttcaccactttccaaatgtgatgctatcacatctttaataactgactctagcatttcccccactaccgatgttaggctaactggtctataattccccgttttctctctccctccctttttaaaaagggacTGGACTTCTCCCAATAtcaggaacattcttcctgcatctagcgtgtccaatcccttaagaattttaaatggttctagaagatcccctctcatccttctaaattccagtgaaagttGAGATAGTCACAAAAAAGGAGATTCAAGAGCAGAAAATGTACGGTAAAGGATCAGAAAGGTAGACTAACACAAACATGAAAACACATGAGCAGCAATGGGAAACCCAGTAGAAAAAAAAGCTTTCATTTTGTCAGAATTAGAATCTGTATTTTTGAAACAAATAATTAGATTTCACGAGAGTACTTACTATTTTGCTGATCCTTCTTTCTTCTTCCATAAACAATTGATTTTCACTGTTGTCATAGTCAAggctctgaaataaaaacaattttaaaataaatcaaagcCATACAGCTCACAACCATAATTtgacaaaacaatagacaataggtgcaggagtaggccatttggccctttgagccattcaatgtgatcatggctgatcttgttATACAAGACAAAAGATGCCATAATTTGAAATGTGCATATTATGAAGTGTAGATCATCCTTGCTTTTCAAAGGGCCTGTCTTCATGTTGAATACCTTACTTTTTGGGGCTATTACTGTCGGTTTATTCCAGTGCAGGTGAAAGTGACATAGTACAAAATAACCCTTTTATTATTATCTCTGAACTAACAGGAGCATCAACTTAACATGAAAGTATCTCAGACAACAAGCAGTGTTCATTACCTCATACTTAAGTGAAAGCAGCTTTTCTGTGTTTGGAATTTCCTTAGAAGCACCAGTAGTTGAAGCTCCAACCTACGGAAAAAGTGCACAAAAGCAAATGAGAAAACATACTTTGATACAGGATGTaatagatttattttatttcaaggctCACCAACTTGAATAAAAAAGAGACAGACAACAATGATCGCACCCAGATACTTCATTCCCGCAAATAGAGTTTCAGCAATTGTGGAATAAAGGACTGTGGAAAGCGATTCAGAGATAGAGATAGGCTCTCCTCATCAAATCACAAACTCAGAGATAGGCTCTCCTCATCAAATCACAAACTCAGAGATAGGCTCTCCTCATCAAATCACAAAGAACCTTAAAAATCAGAAGATTTTATGCTGTATTAAAGATTCACtccaaatatttatttcattgtaaattaaaaaattgaaaaaaaatgttaaattacCTGGTCTGGTGTTGGATCATCATCTAGATTCACTGTGATCAGCCTCTGAATCCGAAAAAAGTTGCtctacaaaaataaataaaataaaaatcctcCACACTATTTTAGAAGAGGACCATGGTTTATATAAAAGGGCAGTGGTAACAGACAACACAATCTTTCAAAAAATGTCTGTCAGACAATGATATGGGGAAAGTATTGCGATTTCCTTATTCTGTATAGGTAACTCCACTTTAGGAGGCACAGTTAAGATGCGTAAGTAAAAACAAAACATTAGAAATACTCATGGGTGCAGTTATTATCTATTGTACTGATGATAGGTCAACaacatgaaatgttaactcttcatGGATACTTTCCGACCTGCTGTTTTATTCAGTTCTTTCACGTTTTCAGCATCAATCAATATCTGATTTCAGTTAGGGTTAGCGTAGTTCACAGCCCAAAGTCAGAAAATAATCAGTAGGTAGCCATTAGCTTAGATTTCATAGTCAGCAGCAACTAAAGAGTGCTCACTATTATTCAGCTGCTCACAGATATTACGGCAAACTAttacacaaaaaaaagctggaatcAGGGACCTGTAAGCAAGATGGGCAACAGCAATCAAACCTCACTTAGCCTTAATGAAACTGCAGATCCTCAATTGGGTGAGGAATATAATACAATGCAAGATCAGAAAACTGTTGATTTTTGCTCAAAGGGAAGTGGAAATCTGAAAATCTCTCCCAAAGAGTGGGTTTGAaaattttaataattttatgtgaAAAAAAGGAGGAAAAAGTACAGTCATAAGTTAGAAtggatccattcccctcatgatacatatacctccataagatcatcccacAACCTCCTATGCTTCAAGGAATaacgtccaagcctgcccaataaATTCTTATAAATATCTCCATAAATCTAGTTTGGACTCCATTTAATTTCATTTGCTTACAATTGCTTCTGGCCTTATAATTACACTAAATGCAACAGAAAGGATATTGTAACCTAATTCTAGGCAGCACATAGAACTGGAGCTTCAATTTGTTCTCTGTACTTTTACGAATATTGTCTGTGCTGGAGTTCTTGCACAGTTGTTGTGTAATTGCATCTTGTGATGTCTATGACTCAAAAAAAATCCTGTATCTTTGATCTGTGGGTGTATCCGAATAATCGAGACATCGGTCGTAATGAAATGCAACTGGACTGCAATATTGTCTCCTTTTTGTTTCATCTTTGCATACAAAGGTTTTCTGTTTGAATGTATTCTTTCCATTCAGTAAGTTCTCTTAATTTCTAAGTACTTGTTTATAAATGCGATTCCTTGTTTAGCTCGTGAAATGTCTACCAGCCATAATTCTTATGCACATTATCATACCAAGTGTTTCAAAGACATCTAGCTTCATGGTTCTTAGTCATGCATTCTTGTTAATCACAATGCTCATATCAGATAACTTTGTTAACTGGTCTCCACAAAGTTGACATGGGGTTTTATTTTTAGCATGTTATTTACGGCTAGTAGATGAATTATCACTAACAGATTACAATTGTATTTAAATGTTCTGAAGTTTTGAAATTAGCAAGTATTTCCCAGCAGGATGTTGTTATTTCTCCTGCTTACAAAGAAAACCTCGCAACCGGTCATGCAGGTTAAAGGATTTGAGGAACTAAAAATGTTGCTAAAAATGGCAATTGAAATTAAACTTGTTGCCAAGGAGttcttctgcttttattttcctAACATTAAAGCAGCAAGGACATTTACATTTGAGAAATGAACTCTTGTGAATCGGAAGATGCTGTTTTGCAACCATGATCTCAATTCACTGAAGAGAGGAGAAATTAAACTTGCCCAAGAATGATCCGGCATCagagtgggaaggggaagagggaggggggcagagagagagggagggagtagggaagggggggaagaggagggggggaagaggagggggggggaggggagggggggaagggggggaggggagggggggaagggggggaggggggaaggggaggggggaaggggaggggggaggggggaggggagggggggaggggaaggggagggggggaggggggagggggggagggggggggggaaggggagaggaggaaggggagaggagggggaaagggggtggaagggggaggggtggaaagagaaagacaaggatggagagagataaaCAGAGAGGAGCGGGGACGTTGATGAGATCACCCGCCCTggaccaccgcccccccccccttgttcccCCCTGTCCGCGCTgttgctctccccctcctctctccccctcctctctcccctcccctctctctcctctctctcctctctctcctctctctcccctctctctctctctctctctctctctctcccccagcggcGGGACCGGGGTCTCCCACCTGTGAGTTGGCggctgagggtgagggtgagggtgaggcggGGGGAGAGCCGTTGATGAGCGGGTCGGTGTCCCCGGCCCGCGGCTCCTCATCCTTGCCGGCCCACGAAACTTTCTTGGCCACGTTCGCCATCTTGCCGCGGCCGCTCACGTGACCCGCGCCGGGGCCGTGCGTCAGTGCGTGCGTCAGCGCGTCAGCGACGTGGTAACGTGGTAACGTGGCAACGCCAACGCCCGGCGACGCGGCCGCCCATCGGGCAGCGCCAGCGCATTGCCAGTGCCAGCGCCAGTGCATGCCAATGACAGTGCCAGCGCGAATGACAGTGCTAGCGCGAATGACAGTGCCAGCGCGAATGACAGTGCCAGCGCGAATGACAGTGCCAGAGCCAGTGCCAGTACCAGCGCCAATGACAGTGCCAGCTAATGCCAATGCCCCAATGTCAGTGCCAGTGCCCCAATGCCAGTGCTAATGACAGTGCCAGCGCCAATGACAATGCCAGTGCCAATGACAGTGCCAGTGCCAATGACAGTGCCAGCTAGTGCCAGTGCCAATGACAGTGCCAGCTAATGCCAGTGCCAATGACAGTGCCAGCTAATGCCAGTGCCCCAATGTCAGTGCCAGTGCCCCAATGCCGGTGCCAATGTCAGTGCCAGTGCCCCAATGCCGGTGCCAATGTCAGTGCCAGTGCCCCAATGCCGGTGCCAATGTCAGTGCCAGTGCCCCAATGTCAGTGCCAGTGCCCCAATGCCGGTGCCAATGAGAGTGCCTTGACTTGACGGTGGCCTTAGCAATTAACAATCCACACGATAGGGCTGTACTTTATGAAGGTATCCTACTTTCTAATTCATATTGCAAAGAGCCGAACTGACCTTGCTGTGTGTTTAGTAGAAACAAACAAAGATTCCGCATCTAATTTTGTATTAAATAGTTGTACCTATGTTTTCTTGCATAACATTTTATTTGCAGTCCCAGAGGGATAATGGTCATGGATTGGTGCATATTCctgtaaatctatcctatccatgtacctgtctaaatgtttcttaaacgttctgATGGTACCTACTTCAACtacctctcccatctccctctcccatctccctctcccatctccctctcccatctccctctcccatctccctctcccatctccctctcccatctccctctcccatctccctctcccatctccctctcccatctccctctcccatctccctctcccatccccatctccctctcccatctccctctcccatctccctctcccatctcccatctcccatctccctctctccctctctccctctctccctctccctctctccctctccctctctccctctccctctctccccacctctccctctcccatctccctctccggcagcttgttccatatccctaccactctttgtgtagttgcccctcaggttcctattaaatcttaaatGCACAGCCTGATGCAAACCCCTGGAATTGATACATTAACATGAGTATTAAGAAAATGCAGCACAGGTTACGGAAGTTTGATATCAAATCAGTTTATCAGTAAAATATATTACAAAAATACAAGTATAATTAATGCATTTCAGTAAGGAGTCACCACAGGAAACCATCAAACATGATTAGGCCTTAATAAGGAAGCACTAAAATACATACTTAAATTTAATTATCAGCTTTCCAATCAATATGACAATTTAAGTTTATAAATTATAAGTATTTACAAAAAAATAGGTTCTGCAGGACTACTTTAGTCATTAAAATTGCAGAATCCTCATAATTGGTCTTAAATTATATTGTGAAGATCTTTACACATGTTGAACTTTTTTTAATGTATGTCACAagctttttatttttaatgttactTATTTGCAGTCATATTACAATCAAAAAGTCAGACAAATATCACTGCTTGGTTTCTGAAAGTATTAACTTCATTTTTAGTTGTAAATCAGATAGGTGAAGGATGAAAAATACAACTGAATTCCCATATAGTCAAAAGCTGTATATGGTAGAAGGCAGTGGTGAATGAATCCCCATACAGTACAGTTGGTTCAGTAACAATGATCTAAGCATGTACAATTAACATGTTGAACAGCGCCGTTGAGAGTGGAAATATCATTGAAGGTTAAAATTCTGCTTCCAGGCAGTGCCTTTCCTGTGGCAATCCCTGAGATTTCCCCAGGAGACAAAGCACGGTTCCAAATTGTGAATCCAGCCAAATTCCCCACAAAAGCCTCAGTGTGGTCAAATTCCCCGCCCATTCTGTCCTGTTCCTGACCTACTATAAGTATTCCACCAGCTGGGATCTCATAGTCCTTCTGAAACTTGGAGCCAGCAGCTATCAGACGCCTGTCTATGTAGTACCAGTACTTACCCTCGAAGGAGGACCATATGACGCAGATGTGGTGCCAGCGGCCGTCTAGGAGAGGCTCCACAGGAAGCTCTCGGAATGCTGGGTCTCCAATTACAAACTGGATGCTGCTTTGTTTGCTGGTATTCCTGCCGTGCAGTACCAATTTGTTGTCATTGTCTTCCGTGGCATACGACAATATGGTCCCTAAATAATTTGACTTGGTGCTGACCCAAGAACAGACGGACATTTCAAATAGGCCAGTGGAAAGGTTTTTGCTGAATGTTGCATAGTTTTCAGTGGATGAATTGGGAAAATGCAGCATTGATTTCACATTGCAGACTGTAATAAGGGAAACAAAGATGCTGTAAAATGGACGTACTACAACTACAACTAAAACAAAATCAATTCAACGTCTAAGCAATTATTAAATGATACCTATTTTTCAGAtctgacaatgtttcaggtcagcacccttcttcagatttcttgtAGTAGTGGGCAGAAAGAGTActtctcttccagatttctccctctctctgctacaatcagtctgaagggtcccgacctgaaacaccatctgtccattgcctccactgatgctgccggacccactgagctcctccagaactttgtgtttaatTGACTTATATAAGTCACACTCTTCGATACACATTCATCATTTTCTTGAACGATGAAGATATAACGTGACTTTTCTACTCACCAAAACCAACGAATGTTGTTCCTGCTTATTGTATGCTGGAAGATTTATGCTTGTTACTAATTAATTTTTCACTGAGTAAACCAGGTAAACTTCCTCTCCTCATTATCCGCTTACTGGCTATAGATCATAAATTGTTTAATAACTTTTATATTTAACTGCATTTGCAGAATGTTAACCCGGATGTAATTTAACAGCAACAGGCTCTGGATTATTGTGACCGTTCATCATTCTGCAGGCTGGGATTGTGAAACACAGACCTAttctggggttgggagggagtgggggtgggagagaactGAAGTGTCAGCATTACGTATTAATTTTAGTGAAACATCTAATCGTGGCCACGCTTTATAAATGGAATAGAGTACGATGTGTATACTCACAAAACAAGTATTTCCTTACCCATCGCCTTAATTAAACCACAACTTGGTTTATGAAAAatgcataggaaagaactgcagatgctggtttaaatcgaaggtggacacaaaatgctggagtaactcagcaggacaggcagcatctctggagagaagaaatgggtgacgtttacgggtcgagacccttcttcagactggaacatTTCACTTATGAaatacaatagaaaataggtgcacgagtaggccattcggcccttcgagccagccctggGGCTTTTCCTATCTTTTATATCCTAATTTAAAGGTGAGGTCTGTATCACCAACCAATGCAAACGTCAACAGGGATGATTTATTACATTTGGAATAACATATTTCttcccagggtagagaattctaaaactagagggcatggccttaaggtgagaggggagagatttaggagggacctcaggggcaacattttcactcagaaggaaTTCCGTATTGGCACCAGCTGCTAGCGGAAgctgtagaagcagatacaacttTTAGATAAGACTTttcaaacacatttggacagatatagctcgaaacaaggaactgcagatgcagttttacaaaaaaccacacaaagtgctggagtaattcaatgggtcaggcagcatctctggagaacatgaatagatgacattttgggtctgaaggaaggtcctgatctgaaatgtcacccgagttactccaaaactttgtcttttttttgtaaatctgcatctgcagttccttgtttctacatctcacTTTTACACATGTTGGGGTGAAGTGAAATACACAACATGatgtggatagggcaggtttgtcgggctatggtccaaatgcaggcaattgggactagtccTGAATGCCAACATGGGCATGcataagatgggctgaagggcctgttacatagaaacatggaaaataggtgcaggaagaggccatttggccctttgaaccagcaccgtgattcattatgatcatggctgatcatccacaatcagtaacccgtgcctgccttctccccatatcccttgattccactaacccctagagctctatctaattctcttttaaattcatccagtgaattggcctctactgccctctgtggcagagaatcccacaaattcacaattctctgggtggaaaaagttttttctcacctcagttttaaatggtctcccctttattcttagactgtgtggcccctggttatggactcccccaacaatgggaaaaaaattcctgcatctagcttgtccagtcctttcataattttatacgtctctataagatcccctctcatccttctaaactccagtgaatacaagcccagtctttccaatctttcctcatgacagtccctccatcccagggattaacttcgtgaacctatgctacactgcctcaatagcaaggacattcttcctcagattaggagacctaaactgtgcacaatactccagatgtggtctcaccagggccagctCTATAACTAATTGGATGGAGAGGCAATTTAAATCAATGCAAGCCGGCTTCCTttccactccatctacacctcacgctgcctcggcaaggccagcagcataatcaaggaccagtctcaccccggccactccctcttctcccctctcccatcagtcaagaggtacagaagtgtgaaaacgcacacctccagattcagggacagtttcttcccagctgttatcaggcaactgaaccatcccaccacaaccagagagcagtgctgaactactatccacctcattggtgaccctcgggctatctttgatcagacgttgctggctttaccttgcactaaacgttattcctttatcatgtgtttGTACATTGAGGAtggaccgattgtaatcatgtattgtctttctgttgactggttcgctcgcaacagaagcttttcactgtacctcggtacacgtgacaataaacggaactaaTAGTAATGATATAAAGGGTACATACTTGAGCCTTCTTTCGCGGGCGACCTCTGCTCGCCACTGGGCGACTGGTTGAGGACCTTGGCTCGCTGGAGGCGCGGCGCTGCCGGGGGGTCGCGGTCGGGGGAGGTGGGCTTGAGGGAAAGTGCGTCGTTCTGCAGGGCGCTCTTCATCTGCTGCTGGAAGCGGGCTATTTGGACATGTTGCCCTTTGATGTCCCCCTGCATCCTGTCCATCGCTTTGTGCAGCCGCTTCTTGCCCGCCGCCAGGGCGTTGATCTGTTGCATCTGCTCCTCCACTTGGCTGCTCAGGCTGGCGGCGACCTCGCTCTGCTGCTGCTTCTCCCTCCACGCCCGCTTGCTCCTCTCGCTCGCCACTTTCTCCAAGGTGGACATCTTCAGGTCGATCTTCTTGTTTTCCTTCAGCAGCTTTTTGACCCATGATCTCAGGCTGGCGATGTCGTGGCTGGTGGTCGCCTGGTAGTCGTGCACAGTGGCGGTGATGTTTATGTACTGCTGGGCCAGCATCTCCAGGCGCAGGTCCACGGTGGAGGAAGCGTTGAAGTTCTCGGAGATGATCTGTAACCGTGCCAGGCTCAGCTCTTGGAAACGACGGAACTGCGCCAGTGGATGGGAGGGAATGAATACACGTTACAGCACGAAACAGCAGAGGTTTattgatggaaagatacagcacgaaacaggcccttcggcccatccagtccgcaccgaccatcgacccGCCGTTatcactagctccatgttatcccactttcacatccactccccacacactcggtGCAATTAAATTcagaacccacacgtctttgggatgtgggaggaaacctacggggaaacatagaaacatagacaataggtgcaggaggaggccatttggcccttcgagccagcacagccattcattgtgatcatggctgatcatccacaatcagtaacccgtgcctgccttctccccatatcccttggttccgctagccctaagagctaaatctaactatcttttgaatTCTTCCAGTAATTcgcgctccactgccttctgaggcagagaattccacagattcaaagctctctgggtgaaaaggtttttggtcatctccgttctaaatggcctaccccttattcttaaactgtggcccctggttctggactcccccaacatcggggtactgattgtggatgatcagccatgatcacattgaatggtggcgctggctcgaagggccgaatggcctccacctgcacctattgtgtattgtccatTGACTCAACACGTCcattccattcctccacagatgctgcctgtcccgctgagttccctcCAGCATGGCAGTTGGGCTTTAACTTCTCACTATCCACAGCTCGACGGGATGAGCGAGTTATCATCCGCTCTGCTCAACGACCCGACCCAGTCTCCCGTCTCACcctacaagtgctggagtaactcagtgggacaggcagcgtctgtggagagaaggaatgggtgatgtttcaggtcgagaggcttctccagtctaaagaagggtcttgacccgaaacgtcacccgttccttctctccacagacgctgcctgtcccattgagttactccagcactttgtgttttgctccagctgccagcatctgcagttccccgtgtCCCTGGGGAAAATCTCCAAGAACAACGAGGCCCCTGGAGTACAGAGTCGGCTGCCACCTACCTGCTCCTCCAGGCGTCGGAACCGCTCGAAAAAAGGCTTCCTCTGTTTCGTCCCATCGGCGCTTTCAGCACAGGTGGCGCGGAGAACACAGCAAACACACAGCAGCGAAACCCAGCTGAAACCCATCCTCATGCTTGGGATTGTGGCCGTTAGTGCGGACTGACTGTACCGCCAGCAGACGGGCCGCTGTGGCGAGTGATGCTGCTTTATATATATGCGCCAGCTCGATCTTTGAAATGATTTACGACCCCATTCCTCCAGCGCCCAGCCCGGCTACTGTTACAGGCTAAACGGAAACAGAGGCGTCCAGGCAGGCAGACAAGGTTTGCA
This is a stretch of genomic DNA from Rhinoraja longicauda isolate Sanriku21f chromosome 21, sRhiLon1.1, whole genome shotgun sequence. It encodes these proteins:
- the LOC144603835 gene encoding pentraxin-4-like, whose amino-acid sequence is MRMGFSWVSLLCVCCVLRATCAESADGTKQRKPFFERFRRLEEQFRRFQELSLARLQIISENFNASSTVDLRLEMLAQQYINITATVHDYQATTSHDIASLRSWVKKLLKENKKIDLKMSTLEKVASERSKRAWREKQQQSEVAASLSSQVEEQMQQINALAAGKKRLHKAMDRMQGDIKGQHVQIARFQQQMKSALQNDALSLKPTSPDRDPPAAPRLQRAKVLNQSPSGEQRSPAKEGSICNVKSMLHFPNSSTENYATFSKNLSTGLFEMSVCSWVSTKSNYLGTILSYATEDNDNKLVLHGRNTSKQSSIQFVIGDPAFRELPVEPLLDGRWHHICVIWSSFEGKYWYYIDRRLIAAGSKFQKDYEIPAGGILIVGQEQDRMGGEFDHTEAFVGNLAGFTIWNRALSPGEISGIATGKALPGSRILTFNDISTLNGAVQHVNCTCLDHCY